The genomic stretch TGTCTGAAGCTATTTCTAGCTCTAGGTATTCGTCAACGGTGTAAGTTTTCTTGGCGAGTTGAGTAACCATAATGTTTTAACGCCGATCGCGTCCTGATAATATTCTTTTAAAGTAAGGCTGGTTGGAGGTAAGACATTCTTGCAATTCGGGCGATCGCTCTGTGCCCACATCCCGTTCACGTTTGTACACCAATCCACGCACAAAGCCCCCCACTAAATTTCCAAAGATAATCTGATCAGGTTTGAAAGCATATTGCTGAATAGATAAATCATCGGCTTCATGCAATCTATAAACTTCATAATCAAGCCCTGTCATATAACGAGGAATCTTGAGATGGAGAGAGGCAATCATTGTGCCATTAGATGAGGAGCCACTATAACAATAGCGATCGCCTGTGGGATTAGACTGTTTAAAAATACTGATATAGCGTGAACCACCGCCCCAATAGCTACCGTCTTCGAGAGCTTGGGCGGATTTTACTGCAACAAGGTTAGGACTAAAGCTAATGGCGATCGCAGCTATACCGTACAAAACTTTTTTCATGTTTTTTATCTAGAGCGCTATTCAAATAAACATCTACAGGCGGCGCGAAGCGTCGCCTGTACTATTCAAAAATCTGGGATATTAGACAGGAAAACTCTGGCAAAAGTGGCGATGTCAGGGTATCAGTTGTAAATAAAGTCATCGCTAGTCTGAGAATGCCATTTTCGCGCCGATAAACTTGAATTTGTTTCGCTCGCCAATCCGCAATCCAATATTCCAATACTCCCCTTGATGAATAAAGTTTAAGTTTTACTTCGCGATCGCGCTTTTCGTTATCAGTTCCCGCAGATAGCACCTCGATCACCAGCTCAGGCGCACCGCGAAAATGCCCCGTATCATCAATTAAAGCTGCATATTTCTCCTTACTCATCCAGACCACATCGGGAATGACATCATCATTGTCACCAAAGATCAATCCTGCTCCAATTACCGCGTATCCTAACCCCGATACTTTTGACCAAGCTTTAAGCTCATAATGAAAATTGCCACAGGTATCTTGATGTTTATTATGAGGCGCTCTAGTCACGTAAAGTTCTCCATTAATAATTTCATAACGGTTGCCATTGTCGGGCATGAGTTCTAGGTCAGCGCTAGTCCAAAGAAGTTGCCCTTCTGTAGTGGAGATTGATGCTTCTGTGACAAGGGGATTGTTAGTGGTTTCAGGTATAGCAACGATCGCTTGAGTCATAATGCAGTCCTACGATGAGCGCGATATCGTAATAGTATAGCAACGGGCAATTGATGGTAACAAGGATGATTACTCTAGTAACGGGCGCAACTCGCTCAGGTAAAAGTGAATGGGCAGAACATTTGGCTAGGCGATCGCAAGAAAATGTAATTTATATCGCCACAGCGACTCGTTATCAAGATGATGCGGAATGGGAAGCAAGATTACAAAAACATAGCGATCGCCGTCCTGAAGATTGGCAAGTTCTAGAAGTTCCCATAGAATTAGCTCAAACTATTTTAGAACTCGCTAGTAATTCTTCCAATTATATTCTGGTGGATTCACTCGGAACTTGGCTAGCCAATCTTTTAGAAGAAAGTGAAGAGTCTTGGATAAAGATTGAGAATGAATTATTAGAAGCGATCAAAGTATGTAAAGTCGATATTACGTTCGTATCTGAAGAAGTTGGCTGGGGAATTGTTCCAGAATATAAGTTAGGGAGAATGTTTCGCGATCGCCTCGGTGGTCTCAGTCGCAAAATTGGGGCGATCTCTGATGCTGTTTATCTAGTCACAGGTGGTTATGCAGTTAATCTCACGCAAATTGGCGAAAGATTATCATAATTTTGGGTTTGCATAAAAGATATCTATGAAACTTTTTGATGATTTACCAGATTTATTCTATTTTGGTTTTTACTGCCCAAAACATAATGAAAATTTTAATGAATACAGCCAAACCATTTTAGAATTAAAAGATGAAAAAGAGAATGCAATTAATTTTTTCCTTAAAGAATTTAGGAAATTTTTAGGTAGTGAAGATATAGTTATTGTTACCGTTCCGCCTCATAATTCTTCTAATCCATATTCAGGAATTCGTAAGTTAGCTAAGCAAATAGTTCTATTATACCCAAACTTACTTGATGCAGTCTGTTG from Pseudanabaena sp. Chao 1811 encodes the following:
- a CDS encoding Uma2 family endonuclease, producing the protein MPDNGNRYEIINGELYVTRAPHNKHQDTCGNFHYELKAWSKVSGLGYAVIGAGLIFGDNDDVIPDVVWMSKEKYAALIDDTGHFRGAPELVIEVLSAGTDNEKRDREVKLKLYSSRGVLEYWIADWRAKQIQVYRRENGILRLAMTLFTTDTLTSPLLPEFSCLISQIFE
- the cobU gene encoding bifunctional adenosylcobinamide kinase/adenosylcobinamide-phosphate guanylyltransferase gives rise to the protein MITLVTGATRSGKSEWAEHLARRSQENVIYIATATRYQDDAEWEARLQKHSDRRPEDWQVLEVPIELAQTILELASNSSNYILVDSLGTWLANLLEESEESWIKIENELLEAIKVCKVDITFVSEEVGWGIVPEYKLGRMFRDRLGGLSRKIGAISDAVYLVTGGYAVNLTQIGERLS